A genomic region of Enterococcus sp. 12C11_DIV0727 contains the following coding sequences:
- a CDS encoding alpha/beta fold hydrolase: MKNLSSIRTIDESILISGMGNSPAPDKMIDADELLSILLKLIEKIIGTEPFSVLGYSYGGYLALGLVKFIPEQVENLILLAPVVKANAKQRNLPEKIK; this comes from the coding sequence TTGAAGAATCTATCAAGTATAAGAACTATAGACGAATCTATATTGATTTCTGGGATGGGCAACTCACCAGCTCCTGATAAAATGATTGATGCTGATGAGTTACTAAGTATTTTACTTAAATTAATCGAGAAGATTATCGGAACAGAACCATTCTCCGTTTTAGGTTATTCTTATGGAGGATACTTGGCTTTAGGACTTGTTAAATTTATTCCTGAACAAGTCGAAAATTTAATTTTGTTAGCTCCAGTTGTAAAAGCAAATGCTAAGCAACGAAATTTGCCAGAAAAAATAAAATAA
- the cls gene encoding cardiolipin synthase: MQIFITILVGLLLLNTTAALITVFRKPRSISSVLAWIMTLLFLPGIGFIIYLFCGRGINGQKVFNLTAYDQEKITEIKKMVDADNLKSDGKLDINLLTDARVLNKYFRNMDSSPLSKRNSLKIYTDGKEKFEALFEDIRQAKETVHVEYYSFFNDRIGNQFLNLLGEKVKEGVSVHLVYDPWGSPGANKKFFADFVALGGKVAPFITSKNMISKTRLNYHLHRKMVIIDGKIGWTGGFNVGDQYLGESKKFGYWRDTHIRLVGSSVFSLQEIFIMDWNASVQHEADKMDYLDHYFQIAEDSQLGDLALQVVSDGPDSEEEILKSGFIKMILSAEKSVWIQTPYLIPDDSMINALLIAVRSGIDVRIMIPCMPDHPFIYRATQYYANYLHKRGIKIYMYQNGFLHAKTMIIDNEICMIGTTNQDIRSYALNFEVSTFIYDTEVAWKLTQIFESDMNVSLLLTDEIIQNQSHWLRFKQNFSRLLSPIL, translated from the coding sequence ATGCAGATTTTTATTACCATACTTGTTGGTTTATTGTTATTAAATACGACAGCAGCACTAATTACCGTTTTTAGAAAACCTCGCAGCATTTCAAGTGTTTTAGCGTGGATTATGACCTTATTATTTTTACCAGGCATTGGGTTTATCATTTATCTCTTTTGCGGCAGAGGAATCAATGGTCAAAAAGTGTTTAATTTGACTGCGTATGATCAAGAAAAAATCACTGAGATCAAGAAGATGGTTGATGCTGATAATTTGAAATCAGATGGTAAGTTGGATATTAATTTACTAACAGATGCTCGCGTATTGAATAAGTACTTCAGAAACATGGATTCTTCACCATTAAGTAAACGAAATAGCTTAAAGATTTACACTGATGGCAAAGAAAAATTCGAAGCTTTATTTGAAGATATCCGCCAAGCTAAAGAGACGGTTCATGTTGAGTATTATTCATTTTTTAATGATCGAATCGGGAATCAGTTTTTAAATTTACTTGGTGAAAAAGTCAAAGAAGGGGTTTCAGTCCATTTAGTTTATGACCCATGGGGCTCTCCAGGAGCGAATAAAAAGTTTTTTGCAGACTTTGTTGCTTTAGGCGGGAAAGTTGCGCCTTTTATTACCTCTAAAAATATGATCAGCAAAACCCGGTTAAACTACCATTTACACCGCAAAATGGTTATAATCGATGGCAAAATAGGGTGGACCGGCGGATTTAATGTCGGCGATCAATATCTCGGAGAGAGCAAAAAATTCGGCTATTGGCGAGATACACATATTCGTTTAGTTGGCTCTTCAGTTTTTTCGCTTCAGGAAATTTTTATTATGGATTGGAATGCCTCTGTGCAACACGAGGCAGATAAGATGGACTATCTTGATCACTATTTCCAAATTGCCGAGGACAGCCAGCTTGGTGATTTAGCATTACAAGTTGTTTCCGATGGACCGGATTCAGAGGAAGAAATCTTAAAAAGTGGGTTCATTAAAATGATTTTATCTGCTGAAAAATCAGTCTGGATTCAAACGCCATATCTAATACCTGATGATAGTATGATCAATGCACTGTTGATTGCTGTTCGATCTGGTATCGATGTACGTATCATGATTCCGTGTATGCCTGATCATCCTTTTATTTATCGTGCTACACAGTATTATGCGAACTATTTGCATAAACGTGGAATTAAAATCTATATGTATCAGAATGGCTTTTTACATGCTAAAACAATGATCATCGACAATGAAATCTGTATGATCGGTACAACGAACCAAGATATCAGAAGTTATGCCTTGAATTTTGAAGTTAGTACGTTTATCTATGATACAGAAGTTGCTTGGAAATTGACGCAAATATTTGAATCAGATATGAACGTAAGTCTATTATTAACAGACGAAATAATTCAAAATCAATCACATTGGTTGCGGTTTAAACAAAACTTTTCACGATTATTATCACCGATCTTGTAA
- a CDS encoding DUF2179 domain-containing protein, with protein MDIKMLVTIFVVNFSYITLNTIRFMLTMKGYRLIAPLVSMAEITIYVLGLSMVLNRLDNPINLVVYALGYAVGISVGIKIEDYLALGYIMVTAILPSSTEQLNLAEILRDHGYGVTQSFGAGREGERMILEILSPRKNERSLYKLINEKEPRAFIISYEPKFISGGFWTKKVRKRNN; from the coding sequence ATGGATATCAAAATGCTTGTTACTATTTTTGTAGTGAATTTTTCTTATATCACATTGAATACCATTCGTTTTATGTTAACAATGAAAGGCTACCGCTTGATTGCTCCTTTAGTCAGTATGGCAGAAATAACGATTTACGTGTTAGGTCTTAGTATGGTCTTGAACCGCTTGGATAATCCGATAAATCTGGTTGTTTATGCTCTCGGTTATGCAGTTGGGATTAGTGTAGGAATCAAAATTGAAGATTATCTAGCTTTGGGTTACATCATGGTAACGGCTATCCTACCTTCTTCCACAGAACAACTCAATTTGGCAGAGATTCTGCGAGACCACGGGTATGGCGTTACACAAAGCTTTGGAGCTGGCCGTGAAGGAGAGCGCATGATTTTAGAAATTCTTTCCCCACGTAAAAATGAACGTAGCTTATATAAGTTGATCAATGAAAAAGAACCTAGGGCATTTATTATTTCTTATGAGCCCAAGTTTATCTCTGGTGGTTTTTGGACGAAAAAAGTACGTAAGCGTAATAATTAA